In Epinephelus lanceolatus isolate andai-2023 chromosome 7, ASM4190304v1, whole genome shotgun sequence, the genomic stretch AAAGATGCTCTTCTCTCCTGAGCATTTTTCAGCATTACATGGCGCAGCAGGCACATGGTCAGTTTCACTCTGATGGCTGGTTGCGACTGAATGTGCGACCAGCATTACAGGCTGTCCATTTACTTAGCTTCACCATGTCAATGCGTCAGACCTCCGGCCTAAAACCTCATCCCTGCCGACAGTGATGTGTCAACAGCTAGTGTTTGTTATCGGGATTACATTTGCTTATTAATACAAAAGTCAGGGAGAATATTAATACATCTGTACAGAACTGTATTCTACCTGTCAATATTTGCCTGATAGCAGAGgcacagtcatggaaaacctaaCGCCAACCTGACTCACCCACACACATTATCATATTTCTGTAGCATATACAGAGAGATGCTGGACTAAAACAAAATCATCATACcttgttttaaagtcatttttaacccaaacaatcTCCTGGTGTGGAAAGAGCGTAGCAGAAAATGTTAAGGGATAAATGTATAAGAGTTAAGAAGTATAATTTAGGCATATCAGTTAATAAAAGTACGTATTATATGTAAAACTAACTTCCAAGACATGTTTGGAAGTTAGTTAGTGTCACATGTCATAAAGATGTCAAGTGACCATTTAGAgtacagtcaaacatttaaactttatttatagagttCATAACAGGAAGATAAATCAagtcaaatatttaaaaaaaatatagatCTAATCAAAGCCAATCCCTTAAGAAATGTTTCCTCAGTATCTTAATAGATAACAAGGAAACAGGTGGTGTGAAAATTATTGTTTGACAATGCCTcatctatacacacacacacacacacacacacacacacacacacacacacacacagactcaggaGTGTGAACTCCATGTTTAGGCTCAGTTTTTTCAGTTCCAGCAGATCCAGTCTATAATCACAGGCTGATTATAACAGAAATGATATGACAAACATAAAAATAGATTCACATAGCTGCTCACTAAGACTAGTTGACTGAGGTATATTAGCATTTGAACAGGTTTCAGCTTTGACTTAGTTTAGTCTTGGAGGCAAAGTCTGCACTAAGTTTACGCATCACTTCTGCATGGCTTTGTCCTGAAAGCTCCTGCCGTACAGTCCCGTAATTCTCTTTGACAAAGTTGGCAAACGGTGTGGGAGCACGTGGCTTTCCAGGCGTCAGTAAGACGAGTTGTCCTGTGCAGAGGGCGCACACGAACCTCTGTGTGTCCAGTGACTTGGAATGGCGTCCAATCCTAGCAAGAATCATAGTAAAGTATTAGGAATGTTACccagcaaaaataaacacacatctcTTAAAAAACGATATCAGGTTAATCTGAATCAATCTGAAAATCAGACGTACGTATTCTGGCAGCGGGTGCACTGGTACTGGAATTTGTATTTGATGTCATAGCTGTGGCAGCGAGTCACCATGGGCAGCTCAGGATGCGCCACTGTGGACTTGCGAGCATACAGCTTCCAGAAGTTTCCGTGCCCATCCCTCACGCCATTAATCAGCCAGGTTGCGGCGTGACACATCTCATGAATCAGTGTGTCCCTGAGACGATCTAGGAGGGCGGAACAATGAGAAACCATTGATGGGATTCAATCAAATTTCAAGCAGACAGAGTTACAACTTTAACCTGTCTGTCTCACTAAAGCATTACCTGCAGAATCACAGACTTTCTCCGACAGCTCAATGCGGGCGTAGCGGCTCCCTCCACCTCGCTCCTGCCCCGTAACACAGTAACCGGCTGTTTTCCGCATCTTCTTATTCCAAGTCACTGACATATCGACAGGGAGCTAGAAGTCATGTGAGaccagggaaaaaaatgttaacaaagcaattaaataatgtaaaatatttatagATTGAAAATCAAATGACGTTTCGAAAATATTTAATTGAAATAGAGGAAAAGGATCGTTCATCACCTTACTGTCAAACACACTGGTATTGTACAGCTGGTAAAGTCTACTGGTGAGTTCTTCCTTGTTCTGCTTAAAATTGCGACCATAGTTGGAGCCAGGGTTTGATAAGGACTGCAGGAAGCACCCTGGGGTCTTACACAATGATACCCTAGAAGGGAAAGACGAGGGTAAGCTAAAGACAAATGTCTGCATGTGAAAGACAAACTGAGTGTGCAACATTCATGTCTGTACATAAAAACTGGTCAATATGTGTACCTGCTGATGGGGCCGTGTTTGGGCTCTGTCTGGCTGACTGTGGGTTTCAAAATGGTGGATCGTCCTTGTGTTTTCACATAAAGAGGTGTGTCCCTGAATGATTTAGAGGCTGGTGTTGTGAGCCCCTTCACAGGAGGAGCTGGTGCAGGAGGCTCCTTATTGCATTCTGTACTTAAAAATAGAATCAACATCAGCTTCGCAACTAGAATAAAAACCAAAGCTAGACTGTTAGAAGGCAACAATCCAAGTAAAACTGTTACCGTGGGTGCTCCTAGGTGAGAATGAAGTGCCAGtgaacttgtttttctttttcagtctcTCCAGCAGGGATGTGAACTCTTCCTCAGAGCTGGCTGACTCATCCAGCTTAGAAGGCGCTGAAAGAGTGCGTCTTGGAGAGGCCAGTGATTTTTGAGTTTTGTGGGGAAGCAGAGAAAAAGGAGAGGGGGCGGGAGGCAGCGGCAGCAATGGTGAGCTTTCTTCTTCATCACACCGCAGAGCAGTCTTTGTGTTGGCTTTTTGCGGGGACTTAGGTTTCAAGTGACGAGTCCTCCAAGTGCTCTTAACCAcaatattatcatcatcatgatcGCTGTCACTTATAAAGACTGGGGAGTCACACTGAGACAGAGGTCTCCTCAGTGGATGCTTGGCTGCTGGAGTATTGCTCTTCTTGGGCACTGCAACACAAAACACCATTGTACACATATACTTCTATGTTGCTTTCCATGGAAATATAATAGAGCATCAGTACTGATGAGGTTCAAAGTTACCTTTAAAAGATGATTTTGAATCGATAAAGTCATCATCTGATGAGTAGTCATCCACTATGAAGTTTTTGAGGCTTTagaataaacaaaaaagtaaaacatattGTAACAACAAAAACTTCTAGATACCAAAAATGAATTTGAAGGAATAAAATACACCATAAACGTACCTATCTTCACTCCCACTCTCTGATTTCTTATGCTTGACATTCGGGGTTTTCACTCGTTGCAGGActtgaataaaatgaaaatgtatgtgaGAAAATTGAAGCCGACAATATCAAAATGATTCCATCACCTCACTGATGTTAGAAGTTGGCTCATTTTTGTCAGTAGTTACAGATAGACAAAGGGCTACTTACATGTCTCAAAACCATCATCATCGTCTGAACTCACAAGAACATTTgatctgaaaaaacaaaacaaaaaaaaaaacaatttagaaCTTATGTGAACTATCATGACCAAAACTTTGACGACAAAAATAAGAGGTAAAATTGAAACCAGAAACAACACTGAGATGTTGCTTCATTAAACATTCTCAGTGCACTCCATTTTCATACCTGTCTTTCTTTGCAGCACTGCATGGTTTCAGCGTGGTAGGTTTAGCTTTCGGTGTAGCCCTGCCCACAAGAACTAAAGAATAAAATGGTAAAATGAACTCAGTATCTGCGAATGGAGTCATATGATTCAACAATGTCAAATTCATCCAATGTAGCTCACTCACATTGGTCAAAGTCATCATCACTGGACTCAGTCAAAGATTTGTTTCTGTAGTCGTTGCCTTTGGAACACTTGTTCTCCTTCTCTGGATCATCTTCACTGTCGGAGAGGGCAAGCTGGACAAGAGGGGCTGACTGATCCACAGAATGATGACTGCTTGTGGCACCATGACGAGTTTTGCCAATCGAGCTTATCAGCTAGAAACGATGAAGACAGTCAGATTAGCATCATGACTACAACATGTCCGGCATTTAAATTGGGCTATAactaacaatttttttttaaataattatcaATCAACTAATTAGTCTCTTGATTGATTTTAATTGATATTTTGTAGATGAAATGTCAGTAAATACTTGTTTACATTTAATGTCTATTCAGTCAAAGTAGTCCAAAttccaaatatattcagtttattaaaatatatgacaagaaaagcgtaaaataatcacatttaagaagccTTGGTCTTTTTGcgtaaaaatacaaaagacaaaTGACTAAtccatttttaaatttaaactgCAGGTGTATTAGCTGTCTTCTAATTGATATATCAACTAATTGATGCCACTGACATTCAAATATATGACTGTAAAGTGATACTTCTCTCAGTAACCCAGCCACATTTTAATATTGTAACATTGGTTTCTAAGTTAACTGTATATCGTCGTCAGGTGCTACTGTTTGCTGGTTTATGAGGTGTGCAACAAACCTTTTTCTCTGCTGTGTCCAGTCCT encodes the following:
- the gcna gene encoding germ cell nuclear acidic protein — its product is MNKETRNLFERIAKKMGWDDEGGLDTAEKKLISSIGKTRHGATSSHHSVDQSAPLVQLALSDSEDDPEKENKCSKGNDYRNKSLTESSDDDFDQFLVGRATPKAKPTTLKPCSAAKKDRSNVLVSSDDDDGFETFLQRVKTPNVKHKKSESGSEDSLKNFIVDDYSSDDDFIDSKSSFKVPKKSNTPAAKHPLRRPLSQCDSPVFISDSDHDDDNIVVKSTWRTRHLKPKSPQKANTKTALRCDEEESSPLLPLPPAPSPFSLLPHKTQKSLASPRRTLSAPSKLDESASSEEEFTSLLERLKKKNKFTGTSFSPRSTHECNKEPPAPAPPVKGLTTPASKSFRDTPLYVKTQGRSTILKPTVSQTEPKHGPISRVSLCKTPGCFLQSLSNPGSNYGRNFKQNKEELTSRLYQLYNTSVFDSKLPVDMSVTWNKKMRKTAGYCVTGQERGGGSRYARIELSEKVCDSADRLRDTLIHEMCHAATWLINGVRDGHGNFWKLYARKSTVAHPELPMVTRCHSYDIKYKFQYQCTRCQNTIGRHSKSLDTQRFVCALCTGQLVLLTPGKPRAPTPFANFVKENYGTVRQELSGQSHAEVMRKLSADFASKTKLSQS